The Streptomyces sp. NBC_01775 genome includes a region encoding these proteins:
- a CDS encoding DUF6058 family natural product biosynthesis protein, with protein sequence MPGTDLEQQLADRFREVNGDHPMTAADDAYVSVQFVVLDELCAAQGRDTDEVRRLMLEQRLPLPGYLRSDGAEMVPPDLFSLADEAGGIDGLEAWFTAHRDGPALGKEEWNAYLSGQYVCLRSVTPATIQRKDHLTTAISAAPDEPAAGSAPWSARLHALIDELDALEPAFTAYDRLRFNGPTSRDACIDAMRTRFPRPGPPPVSA encoded by the coding sequence ATGCCAGGGACAGACCTCGAACAGCAGCTTGCCGACCGCTTCCGCGAGGTCAATGGCGACCATCCGATGACCGCTGCCGACGACGCCTACGTGAGCGTGCAGTTCGTCGTCCTGGACGAACTGTGCGCGGCCCAGGGCCGCGATACCGACGAGGTTCGCCGGCTGATGCTGGAGCAGCGCCTGCCGCTTCCGGGATACCTGCGCTCCGACGGTGCGGAAATGGTGCCGCCCGACCTGTTCTCCCTCGCCGACGAGGCGGGCGGCATCGACGGGCTCGAAGCCTGGTTCACCGCTCACCGGGACGGCCCGGCCCTCGGCAAGGAGGAGTGGAATGCCTACCTCAGCGGACAGTACGTGTGCCTGCGCTCGGTCACCCCGGCCACCATCCAGCGCAAGGATCACTTGACGACAGCGATCAGCGCCGCGCCGGACGAGCCGGCTGCCGGTTCAGCACCGTGGTCCGCCCGGCTGCACGCTCTGATCGACGAACTCGACGCGCTGGAGCCTGCCTTCACCGCCTACGACCGTCTCCGCTTCAACGGCCCTACGTCCCGGGACGCCTGCATCGATGCGATGCGCACGCGCTTCCCGCGCCCCGGTCCGCCACCTGTCAGTGCTTAG
- a CDS encoding LysR family transcriptional regulator: MIDSRLRILQMVAEHGTVTAAAQVLHYTPSAVSYQLRQLAAEVGVELVVHQGRGIRLTNAARTLLRHAERLQEQWELARAELAAVGTEPTGQVTLCGFSTAASRLLPAAAAGLRDAHPQLTVRIIEAEPDRCFDLLLSEEADLALLVVTADSPPMTDHRFDQQPLLDDPLDLVVPQGHRLIRQQRVTLADAAREPWILGNPGTTYHQLVLAACMSAGFTPHIAHYADEWDTGTALVAHGFGVILVPRLAQLREDSPVARIPLHGEPAPARRIMAVTRLGAREIPTLTHAVETITATATQLLPKH; the protein is encoded by the coding sequence ATGATTGACTCCCGGCTCCGGATCCTCCAGATGGTCGCCGAGCACGGCACGGTGACAGCCGCGGCGCAGGTACTGCACTACACGCCCTCGGCCGTCTCCTACCAGCTCCGCCAGCTCGCGGCCGAGGTCGGCGTGGAGCTGGTGGTGCACCAAGGCCGGGGCATCCGCCTGACGAACGCGGCCCGCACCCTGCTGCGCCACGCGGAACGTCTCCAGGAGCAGTGGGAACTCGCCCGCGCCGAGTTGGCCGCCGTCGGCACCGAGCCCACGGGCCAGGTCACGCTGTGCGGCTTCTCCACCGCCGCCAGCCGCCTGCTGCCGGCCGCCGCAGCCGGCCTGCGCGACGCCCACCCCCAACTGACGGTGCGCATCATCGAAGCCGAACCCGACCGCTGCTTCGACCTGCTGCTCTCCGAAGAAGCCGACCTCGCGCTGCTGGTCGTCACGGCGGACTCGCCGCCCATGACGGACCACCGCTTCGACCAACAGCCACTGCTGGACGACCCGTTGGACCTGGTCGTCCCACAGGGTCACCGGTTGATCCGGCAGCAGCGGGTGACGCTCGCCGATGCCGCCAGGGAGCCGTGGATCCTGGGCAACCCGGGTACGACCTACCACCAGTTGGTGCTCGCGGCCTGTATGAGCGCGGGCTTCACACCCCATATCGCCCACTACGCGGACGAGTGGGACACCGGCACCGCGCTGGTCGCCCACGGCTTCGGAGTGATCCTCGTACCGCGCCTGGCACAGCTGCGCGAGGACTCACCGGTGGCACGCATCCCGCTGCACGGGGAACCGGCCCCGGCCCGCCGCATCATGGCCGTCACCCGCCTCGGCGCCCGGGAGATCCCCACCCTCACCCACGCCGTCGAGACCATCACCGCGACCGCCACCCAACTGCTCCCTAAGCACTGA
- a CDS encoding MFS transporter: MFPPAARARWRGRPEGRADRRAVRTAGCLVVVLTAGAYLPSPLYPEYQRLFGYDDLVMTLLFATFALVSGPALLLCGPAADIVGHRPVLRLSVLLAASGSVCFVLADSPAWLFAGRVGQALALGAATGAAQALITWHRSPAARVGGPLLASLAFAAGTAVGPAASGLLARYVPGPLVTPYLLHLALLAWVWHRLHRTVPEPNATRGAQRGWRPARPHIPRAVRTLFIVAGLNGFLAWAVVGIYLALVPALLGRALHSDHPALTGGVLGAVLAWSLPAQLIGSRRTAQTAQQLGVVALTASLLLLAGTGAASLPATLGSALLAGAGHGLAFSGAARAVDARTPAGDRAGVGAALYLLFYLGSGTPAVTVGLLTTWMPLTVSVTRLSWAGAALGVLALLATSCLTVSARRGRSGSSRPGPGTPVPAQRRRTVSSENVGAAGCLTPDTPSSRGWQDGAVPGSTMPSPMPTPSRPRPAGTTRSSLRKRSPIRAGETRASCNSSRPAS; this comes from the coding sequence ATGTTCCCCCCGGCCGCACGGGCCCGGTGGCGTGGCCGACCGGAGGGGCGCGCCGACCGGCGGGCCGTGCGGACCGCCGGGTGCCTGGTGGTGGTGTTGACCGCGGGTGCCTATCTGCCCAGCCCGCTGTATCCCGAATACCAGCGGCTCTTCGGCTACGACGACTTGGTCATGACGCTGCTCTTCGCCACGTTCGCTCTGGTCAGCGGCCCGGCGTTGCTGCTGTGCGGGCCGGCGGCGGACATCGTGGGGCACCGGCCCGTGCTGCGGCTGAGTGTGCTGCTCGCCGCTTCCGGCTCTGTCTGCTTCGTCCTCGCCGACAGCCCCGCCTGGCTCTTCGCCGGACGCGTGGGCCAGGCGCTGGCGCTGGGCGCCGCGACCGGTGCTGCCCAGGCGCTGATCACCTGGCACCGCAGCCCCGCCGCCCGCGTCGGAGGGCCGCTTCTTGCGAGCCTGGCCTTCGCAGCGGGCACCGCGGTGGGGCCGGCCGCCTCGGGCCTGCTCGCCCGGTACGTCCCTGGGCCGCTGGTCACCCCCTACCTGCTGCATCTGGCCCTGCTGGCATGGGTGTGGCACCGGCTGCACCGGACCGTGCCCGAACCGAACGCCACCCGCGGGGCACAGCGTGGGTGGCGCCCCGCCCGGCCGCACATCCCGCGCGCCGTCCGGACACTCTTCATCGTCGCGGGGCTCAACGGGTTCCTCGCCTGGGCCGTCGTCGGGATCTACCTTGCGCTTGTCCCGGCCCTCCTCGGGCGGGCGCTGCACAGCGACCATCCGGCCCTGACCGGAGGAGTGCTGGGAGCGGTCCTGGCATGGTCCCTGCCGGCCCAGCTCATCGGCTCACGCCGCACCGCACAGACCGCCCAGCAGCTCGGCGTCGTAGCGCTCACCGCGAGCCTGCTGCTCCTCGCCGGCACCGGAGCCGCCTCCCTCCCGGCCACGCTCGGCTCCGCACTGCTCGCCGGTGCCGGGCACGGTCTGGCCTTCAGCGGCGCCGCCCGGGCCGTGGACGCGCGGACCCCGGCCGGAGATCGCGCCGGAGTCGGGGCGGCGCTGTATCTCCTCTTCTACCTGGGGTCCGGGACACCTGCCGTCACCGTCGGGCTGCTGACCACGTGGATGCCGCTGACCGTGTCGGTGACCCGGCTGAGCTGGGCCGGTGCGGCCCTGGGTGTCCTCGCCCTGCTGGCCACCTCCTGCCTCACCGTCTCCGCGCGGCGCGGGAGGAGCGGGAGCAGCCGTCCGGGCCCGGGTACTCCCGTTCCGGCCCAGCGGCGTCGAACTGTCAGCAGCGAGAACGTCGGCGCGGCCGGATGCCTGACACCGGACACCCCAAGCTCCCGGGGCTGGCAAGATGGAGCCGTGCCGGGGAGCACGATGCCGTCCCCAATGCCAACGCCATCGAGACCACGGCCGGCCGGTACGACTCGGTCGTCCTTGAGGAAACGCTCGCCGATCCGAGCCGGAGAGACTCGCGCTTCCTGCAATTCTTCCCGTCCAGCGAGCTGA
- a CDS encoding ester cyclase: protein MTTNRFVLPDESVLRAREELVLDHFRNEVAQDWDATLSTFPHPHYELIAQMRVHDGDSDVRAYYDDTRVAFPDQHHEIIAFRHSVDAVIVEFWLLGTHLGPLGEIPPTGGRHRTRMNAYFIFDENEKLVTERVYFDQLTILRQLVAGVDKGKPRGLLKLARVLKGALSTAGGKPDPRLLDTTPPDFIH from the coding sequence ATGACCACGAACCGCTTTGTTCTGCCCGACGAGTCCGTGCTCCGGGCCCGGGAGGAACTCGTCCTCGACCACTTCCGCAACGAGGTGGCCCAGGACTGGGACGCCACGCTGTCCACCTTCCCGCATCCGCACTACGAACTCATCGCGCAGATGAGGGTGCATGACGGCGACTCGGACGTGCGCGCGTACTACGACGACACGCGCGTCGCCTTCCCCGATCAGCATCACGAGATCATCGCGTTCCGCCACAGTGTCGACGCCGTCATAGTCGAGTTCTGGCTACTGGGCACGCACCTCGGCCCTCTCGGCGAGATCCCGCCGACAGGTGGCCGGCACCGCACGCGCATGAACGCGTACTTCATCTTCGACGAGAACGAGAAGCTCGTCACCGAGCGCGTCTACTTCGATCAGCTGACCATCCTCAGACAACTGGTCGCAGGGGTCGACAAGGGCAAGCCAAGGGGTCTGCTCAAGCTCGCCCGAGTCCTCAAGGGGGCTCTCTCCACGGCAGGCGGCAAGCCCGATCCGCGGCTGCTGGACACCACCCCGCCCGACTTCATCCACTGA
- a CDS encoding carbohydrate ABC transporter permease — protein sequence MTLTMDPKGPAPAARTLSRPKDPSRTGGAAVRRRTGVIPRVLAYCGLAALAVAVLYPLCWMALSGLKSNSELFTAPWSLPAHPRWDNYAAAWNEGTLRYLLNSALVTSASVLAVVLISAWAAYGLTRLDIPLARPALLLVLGGMMLSPTVALVPLAQLLQALHIYDTYWALIVLYTAFKIPFTTFLIRAYLLSLPSEVEEAAHIDGASRWQTFWQVVVPMSRPVLVSAAMLQTLFCWNEYAFALVFVTDDRLKTLPVGLADMAGKLNSDWPILFAGLTIAALPMIVVFLLGQRHFIRGLAEGAGK from the coding sequence ATGACCCTCACAATGGACCCGAAAGGCCCCGCCCCCGCGGCGCGGACACTGTCCCGGCCCAAAGACCCCTCGCGGACGGGCGGCGCCGCCGTCCGACGGCGGACCGGCGTCATACCGAGAGTCCTCGCCTATTGCGGTCTCGCCGCGCTGGCGGTCGCGGTGCTCTACCCCCTGTGCTGGATGGCGCTGTCCGGGCTCAAGAGCAACAGCGAACTGTTCACCGCCCCCTGGTCGCTGCCCGCGCACCCGCGCTGGGACAACTACGCGGCGGCCTGGAACGAGGGCACACTGCGCTACCTCCTCAACAGCGCGCTGGTCACCAGCGCGAGCGTGCTGGCGGTGGTACTCATCAGCGCCTGGGCGGCGTACGGGCTGACCCGCCTCGACATCCCCCTGGCCCGCCCGGCACTGCTGCTGGTGCTCGGCGGCATGATGCTCTCGCCGACGGTCGCACTGGTCCCGCTGGCACAACTCCTTCAGGCGCTGCACATCTACGACACGTACTGGGCGCTCATCGTCCTCTACACGGCGTTCAAAATCCCGTTCACGACCTTCCTGATCCGTGCCTACCTGCTGAGTCTTCCCTCCGAGGTGGAGGAGGCCGCCCACATCGACGGGGCGAGCCGCTGGCAGACCTTCTGGCAGGTCGTCGTCCCCATGTCCCGGCCGGTCCTGGTGTCCGCCGCCATGCTCCAGACTCTCTTTTGCTGGAACGAGTACGCCTTCGCGCTGGTCTTCGTCACCGATGACCGGCTGAAGACACTTCCGGTCGGCCTCGCCGACATGGCGGGCAAGCTCAACTCCGACTGGCCCATTCTGTTCGCCGGACTGACCATCGCCGCACTCCCCATGATCGTCGTCTTCCTGCTGGGCCAGCGGCACTTCATCCGGGGCCTGGCAGAGGGGGCAGGGAAGTGA
- a CDS encoding carbohydrate ABC transporter permease, translated as MTTLHRLPTAGARTVRRMRHALWAAPALALITVFVYYPIAENVRLSLLKFSVFQPGTRFVGLDNYRQAFADPVFWKALANNLLFAVTSVTFQVGAALVLAAALEELVGRRLGGLLRTLYVVPAAVSMTVAGLLFQFLYQPDAGLVNSLLGAVGLDGWQRDWLGQPDTAIWGVIGMSQWQSFGYTTMLLTVAVQRIPRELYEAAYVDGAGRVRTFFTVTVPMVRQMTTLLVILTVSGAFLVFNEVMVMTGGGPSNSSQVLGTWLYTSAFTGDDMGYAAAVGTVLFALTFAAGAAQLCYSRRKAVEA; from the coding sequence ATGACCACACTCCACCGTCTTCCGACAGCCGGGGCCCGCACCGTCCGCCGCATGCGGCACGCGCTCTGGGCCGCCCCCGCCCTCGCGCTCATCACGGTCTTCGTCTACTACCCCATCGCGGAGAACGTCCGCCTCAGCCTGCTCAAGTTCAGCGTCTTCCAGCCGGGCACCCGGTTCGTCGGGCTGGACAACTACCGGCAGGCGTTCGCCGACCCGGTCTTCTGGAAGGCGCTGGCCAACAACCTCCTCTTCGCCGTCACGTCGGTCACCTTCCAGGTGGGCGCCGCGCTGGTGCTCGCCGCGGCCTTGGAGGAGCTGGTCGGACGCCGGCTCGGGGGACTGCTGCGCACCCTCTATGTGGTGCCGGCCGCCGTCTCGATGACGGTCGCCGGACTCCTCTTCCAGTTCCTCTACCAGCCGGACGCCGGACTGGTGAACAGCCTGCTGGGCGCCGTGGGCCTGGACGGCTGGCAACGCGACTGGCTCGGGCAGCCTGACACCGCCATCTGGGGCGTCATCGGGATGAGCCAGTGGCAGTCCTTCGGCTACACCACGATGCTGCTCACCGTCGCCGTGCAGCGGATACCGCGCGAGCTGTACGAGGCGGCGTACGTCGACGGCGCGGGCCGCGTCCGTACGTTCTTCACGGTCACCGTTCCCATGGTGCGTCAGATGACCACGCTGCTGGTGATCCTCACCGTCTCCGGAGCCTTCCTGGTCTTCAACGAGGTGATGGTGATGACCGGCGGCGGACCCTCCAACTCCAGCCAGGTGCTGGGGACCTGGCTCTACACCAGCGCCTTCACCGGCGACGACATGGGCTATGCGGCTGCGGTCGGCACCGTGCTGTTCGCCTTGACCTTCGCCGCCGGAGCGGCCCAGCTTTGCTACTCACGGCGGAAGGCGGTGGAGGCATGA
- a CDS encoding ABC transporter substrate-binding protein gives MLRFLRTPALLATAFAAVLSLSGCGQAPVRTTPNDLTLHGRPKGHLVVLEKWADPQYAPYFKRMAKEYERRNPGVTIDLQAVGDQPYKDRIAALAASRDLPDIYFAWPGQYAGRFADGKLAADLTSQLGDTGWGRSFAPDALRAYRYGGRDYGVPVTLDAKVFAYNKRIFREAGVKGVPRTFPQLLSACDRIRKAGRTPITFGNQYGWPVGHLLTQLNAMNVPPDTLAADYAARKSGGFRHPGYVRAFTDLRRLKERCFAPGGSSVSHENAQTKLVYGKAAMQYLETVEFPFLTEKGGAPASFERDWGFFPMPRDPEGQGDPRALAGGTDGLMVSNNSPNKALAVDFLKFLTARPQAREMVRELGWLSAVQGTSRAGRVKGLRAAQRLIDGRRISVWLDTRTDNKIVNPTLATADSVLGGRVSPQEAGRRLREAADQAHRFSSRGESSHDEASRSEASRGEASRFEHSRDGHTDQGGTR, from the coding sequence GTGCTGCGCTTCCTGCGAACCCCGGCGCTGCTCGCCACCGCCTTCGCCGCCGTCCTCTCGCTGAGCGGCTGCGGGCAGGCGCCCGTACGCACCACTCCGAACGACCTGACCCTGCACGGCCGTCCCAAGGGGCACCTCGTCGTGCTGGAGAAGTGGGCCGACCCGCAATACGCTCCGTACTTCAAGCGGATGGCGAAGGAGTACGAACGGCGCAATCCCGGCGTCACCATCGACCTCCAGGCGGTCGGGGACCAGCCCTACAAGGACCGCATCGCCGCCCTGGCCGCCTCCCGCGATCTGCCGGACATCTACTTCGCCTGGCCGGGACAGTACGCCGGGAGGTTCGCCGACGGAAAGCTCGCCGCCGACCTCACCAGCCAGCTCGGTGACACCGGCTGGGGCCGCTCCTTCGCGCCGGACGCGCTGCGTGCCTACCGCTACGGCGGGCGCGACTACGGGGTCCCGGTGACCCTCGACGCCAAGGTCTTCGCGTACAACAAGCGGATCTTCCGCGAGGCCGGGGTGAAAGGCGTGCCGCGGACCTTCCCGCAACTGCTCTCGGCCTGCGACCGGATCAGGAAGGCCGGCCGGACCCCGATCACCTTCGGCAACCAGTACGGCTGGCCCGTCGGCCATTTGCTCACCCAGCTGAACGCGATGAACGTGCCGCCGGACACCCTCGCGGCGGACTACGCGGCGCGGAAGAGCGGAGGCTTCCGGCACCCCGGCTACGTACGCGCGTTCACCGACCTGCGCCGGCTGAAGGAACGGTGCTTCGCGCCCGGCGGTTCCAGCGTGAGCCACGAGAACGCGCAGACCAAGCTGGTGTACGGGAAGGCGGCCATGCAGTACCTGGAGACGGTCGAGTTCCCCTTCCTCACCGAGAAGGGCGGAGCTCCGGCCTCCTTCGAGCGGGACTGGGGCTTCTTCCCCATGCCGCGCGACCCGGAAGGACAGGGCGATCCCCGGGCCCTCGCCGGCGGCACGGACGGGCTGATGGTGTCCAACAACTCGCCGAACAAGGCCCTCGCCGTCGACTTCCTGAAGTTCCTCACCGCGCGCCCCCAGGCGCGGGAGATGGTACGGGAACTGGGCTGGCTCAGCGCCGTCCAGGGCACCTCCCGAGCCGGCCGGGTCAAGGGGCTCCGCGCCGCCCAGCGGCTGATCGACGGGCGCCGGATATCGGTCTGGCTCGACACCCGTACCGACAACAAGATCGTCAATCCCACGCTCGCCACGGCCGATTCAGTGCTCGGCGGCCGGGTGAGCCCCCAGGAGGCCGGGCGCCGGCTACGGGAGGCCGCCGACCAGGCACACCGCTTCTCGTCCCGGGGCGAGTCCTCCCACGACGAGGCTTCCCGCTCCGAGGCTTCCCGTGGCGAGGCCTCCCGGTTCGAGCACAGTCGAGACGGCCACACGGACCAGGGAGGGACGAGATGA
- a CDS encoding PfkB family carbohydrate kinase: MRICGVGDNVVDRYPQRGLMYPGGNAVNVAVHAARCGAEAAYLGVLGTDEAGGHIRTALDAEGVGTDRVRTADGPNAYATVRLDAEGNRHFAGSDEGVSRFTPDDADLDWLAGFDLLHTGDCSGLEHALPLLARACPLSYDFSDRPWPYAEPLLPHVRYAVFSRPGAGDREAAALADAAHRAGPGTVIVTRGGGGALVSRDGVPHLQPVTPVEVVDTLGAGDSFVARLMVALLDGAAVPSAAAQAAAYAAEVCTHEGAFGHPRVCSDPHIAPVR; this comes from the coding sequence ATGCGCATCTGCGGAGTCGGCGACAACGTCGTCGACCGATACCCGCAGCGCGGCCTGATGTATCCCGGCGGCAACGCTGTCAACGTCGCCGTGCACGCCGCTCGCTGCGGCGCCGAGGCCGCCTACCTCGGCGTCCTCGGCACCGACGAGGCCGGAGGGCACATCCGGACCGCGCTCGACGCCGAGGGGGTCGGCACTGACCGGGTCCGCACCGCCGACGGCCCCAACGCCTACGCCACCGTGCGCCTCGACGCGGAGGGCAACCGGCACTTCGCCGGTTCCGACGAAGGGGTTTCCCGGTTCACGCCGGACGACGCCGACCTGGACTGGCTGGCCGGCTTCGACCTCCTGCACACCGGAGACTGCAGCGGACTGGAGCACGCGCTGCCGCTCCTCGCCCGCGCCTGCCCGCTCAGCTACGACTTCTCCGACCGCCCCTGGCCGTATGCCGAACCACTCCTGCCGCACGTCCGATACGCCGTGTTCTCCCGGCCCGGCGCCGGGGACCGCGAAGCCGCCGCGCTCGCGGATGCCGCGCACCGGGCCGGGCCGGGGACCGTGATCGTGACCCGGGGCGGTGGGGGCGCGCTGGTCTCGCGCGACGGGGTTCCGCACCTCCAGCCCGTGACGCCCGTCGAGGTCGTGGATACCCTCGGCGCCGGCGACTCCTTCGTCGCACGGCTGATGGTGGCGCTGCTGGACGGTGCCGCGGTGCCGTCTGCCGCCGCGCAGGCCGCCGCGTATGCCGCCGAGGTCTGCACCCACGAAGGTGCCTTCGGACATCCCCGGGTCTGTTCGGACCCGCACATCGCACCCGTGAGGTGA
- a CDS encoding SIS domain-containing protein, translating to MTTATLPLKPINPDFKETVSFALGQREAARTFVEGITGSRTGLRNVFLVGCGGSLVASYAVHHMLETRAPFPVFHMNSAEFQFRDPALLGEGSLVVVASHTGTTKETVAAAEFARAAGATVAAVTRLPDSPLAKAAHAAFTYGSEDTVAAPKHVLFGQLGHALLEQTGVLGDYARLRAAYEALPEALHAAQLESEELCHSIAAALADEDVTYVLSAGPNYGAGYGFTMCYLMEMQWKHGGSYNAGEFFHGAFEIVTEDQPVLLMLGEDGTRPMAERAKTFLDKYTRKAHYIDTRSLSLPGVPEDLRGEISPIALNTLASRLAHHYEAVRGHDLDQRRYMFKVEY from the coding sequence GTGACCACCGCAACTCTGCCGCTCAAGCCCATCAACCCGGACTTCAAGGAGACCGTCTCCTTCGCGCTGGGCCAGCGCGAGGCCGCCCGTACCTTCGTCGAGGGCATCACCGGCTCCAGGACCGGGCTGCGCAACGTCTTCCTGGTCGGCTGCGGCGGCTCGCTGGTCGCCTCGTACGCCGTGCACCACATGCTGGAGACCCGCGCCCCGTTCCCGGTCTTCCACATGAACAGCGCCGAGTTCCAGTTCCGTGACCCCGCACTGCTCGGCGAGGGCTCGCTCGTCGTGGTGGCCTCGCACACGGGCACGACCAAGGAGACCGTCGCCGCCGCCGAGTTCGCAAGGGCCGCCGGGGCCACGGTCGCCGCCGTGACCCGGCTCCCGGACAGCCCCCTGGCCAAGGCCGCGCACGCCGCCTTCACCTACGGCAGCGAGGACACCGTCGCCGCACCCAAGCACGTGCTGTTCGGTCAGCTCGGCCACGCGCTGCTGGAGCAGACCGGGGTGCTCGGTGACTACGCGCGGCTGCGCGCCGCCTATGAGGCGCTGCCCGAGGCGCTGCACGCGGCGCAGCTCGAGTCCGAGGAGCTGTGCCACTCCATCGCCGCCGCGCTGGCCGACGAGGACGTGACCTACGTGCTGTCCGCCGGCCCCAACTACGGTGCGGGATACGGCTTCACCATGTGCTACCTGATGGAGATGCAGTGGAAGCACGGCGGCAGCTACAACGCCGGCGAGTTCTTCCACGGCGCCTTCGAGATCGTCACCGAGGACCAGCCGGTGCTGTTGATGCTCGGTGAGGACGGCACCCGGCCGATGGCCGAGCGGGCGAAGACCTTCCTCGACAAGTACACGCGGAAGGCGCACTACATCGACACCCGGTCGCTCTCGCTGCCCGGCGTCCCGGAGGACCTGCGCGGCGAGATCAGCCCGATCGCGCTCAACACCCTCGCCAGCCGGCTCGCGCACCACTACGAGGCGGTGCGCGGCCACGACCTGGACCAGCGCCGCTACATGTTCAAGGTCGAGTACTGA
- a CDS encoding LacI family DNA-binding transcriptional regulator, producing the protein MTSHSSQRPATIPDVAREAGVSRSTASRALADYGSVSPETRERVQAAATRLGYRPNQLARSMITGRTHTLGVVVADIQNPFFAGVTRGITDTARAAGYQVLLANTDEDHAQERSAVKMLRDKHVDGVIIAPASPSSTAHLAALREDRCPLVLLDREVPSLSTDTVTVDNRGAAEDAVRRLLEAGHRRIGMVTLGGSGEHWPGPEGAEPPAQVSTGVERVKGFRAALHAAGLKDPDTYVRLGVHGQEPAALAAELLGLPQPPTALFTTDSLIALGTLSAIQEAGLRVPDDISLVTFDDADWTRIIRPRLSVVAQPVQELGARAVRALVARIEGHTEARPEHIVLDTAFISRDSIAPPPSR; encoded by the coding sequence ATGACCAGTCACAGCAGCCAGCGCCCCGCGACCATCCCTGATGTGGCCCGCGAGGCCGGAGTCTCCCGCTCCACCGCCTCCCGGGCGCTCGCCGACTACGGCTCCGTGAGCCCGGAGACCCGAGAGCGGGTGCAGGCCGCGGCCACGAGACTCGGCTACCGCCCCAACCAGCTCGCCCGCAGCATGATCACCGGGCGCACCCACACGCTGGGCGTGGTGGTCGCCGACATACAAAACCCCTTCTTCGCAGGCGTCACCCGCGGCATCACGGACACCGCGCGCGCCGCGGGCTACCAGGTACTGCTGGCCAACACCGACGAGGACCACGCCCAGGAGCGCTCCGCCGTGAAGATGCTCCGCGACAAGCACGTCGACGGCGTCATCATCGCTCCGGCCTCGCCCTCCAGCACCGCACACCTGGCCGCCTTGCGAGAGGACCGCTGCCCCCTCGTCCTGCTGGACCGCGAGGTTCCGTCACTGAGCACGGACACGGTGACCGTCGACAACCGCGGAGCCGCCGAGGACGCCGTACGCCGGCTGCTGGAGGCCGGACACCGGCGGATCGGCATGGTGACGCTGGGCGGCAGCGGCGAACACTGGCCCGGCCCGGAGGGTGCGGAGCCGCCCGCGCAGGTCTCGACGGGCGTCGAGCGGGTCAAGGGCTTCCGTGCCGCCCTGCACGCGGCCGGCCTCAAGGACCCGGACACCTACGTACGGCTCGGTGTCCACGGCCAGGAGCCCGCCGCGCTGGCAGCCGAACTCCTCGGACTCCCCCAGCCGCCGACCGCTCTCTTCACCACCGACAGCCTGATCGCCCTCGGCACCCTCTCCGCCATTCAGGAGGCAGGGCTGCGGGTGCCGGATGACATCTCCCTGGTCACGTTCGACGACGCCGACTGGACCAGAATCATCCGCCCGCGCCTCTCCGTGGTGGCCCAGCCGGTCCAGGAGTTGGGCGCCCGTGCCGTGCGGGCTCTCGTCGCCCGCATCGAGGGCCACACGGAGGCCCGCCCCGAACACATCGTCCTGGACACCGCGTTCATCTCGCGGGACTCCATTGCTCCACCGCCCTCCCGCTGA
- a CDS encoding AfsR/SARP family transcriptional regulator, translated as MSGSPPNWTATMSRCGAAGIGSSWPSCGHGRGSTPLDERLAGHLMLALYRCGRAAEALDHCRSTRVRLADELGIDPGDPLQRLHQRILSADPTWSPAPPTPHPPPPPAPPGPGRR; from the coding sequence ATGAGCGGCTCGCCGCCGAACTGGACCGCAACGATGTCGCGCTGCGGCGCGGCCGGCATCGGGAGCAGCTGGCCGAGCTGCGGGCACGGGCGCGGGAGCACCCCCCTGGACGAGCGCCTGGCCGGACATCTGATGCTGGCCCTGTACCGCTGCGGGCGTGCGGCGGAAGCCCTCGACCACTGCCGCTCCACCCGCGTGCGGCTCGCCGACGAACTGGGCATCGACCCCGGCGATCCGCTACAGCGGCTGCACCAGCGGATCCTGAGCGCCGACCCCACCTGGTCCCCGGCACCCCCGACACCGCATCCCCCGCCGCCACCCGCGCCCCCGGGACCCGGCCGCCGCTGA